In one Sphingobacterium daejeonense genomic region, the following are encoded:
- a CDS encoding GLPGLI family protein, translated as MININILYTVLFSVLLIPFILRKEHIKQNKFSGYAYYIVKPISDQSSDKTSNLVRDLEPFGDKISESFVFLLEFEKSNSQFTLTDTKELQKFSERSVSLAAIQYGYSDTIWQKDKIAYSKTYKDFEHKNPVLLKSYLDDPKWKITSEKKNIDKFVCYKATKTLIYKRGKKTFSIPMIAWFCPDIPVSIGPAEFGGLPGIILEVQTNKYLYGLKSIHFKNDVKLIPMPSLSSYTEEELINQLSKFN; from the coding sequence ATGATTAATATCAACATTCTCTACACGGTACTATTCTCTGTTTTATTAATTCCTTTTATTCTACGCAAAGAGCATATTAAACAAAATAAATTTTCCGGTTATGCATATTATATTGTTAAACCTATCTCTGATCAGTCGAGTGATAAAACTTCTAATTTAGTAAGGGATTTAGAACCATTTGGAGATAAGATTTCTGAGAGTTTTGTATTTCTCTTAGAATTTGAAAAAAGTAATTCACAATTTACTCTAACTGATACAAAAGAACTTCAAAAATTTTCTGAAAGAAGCGTTTCTCTTGCTGCGATTCAATATGGTTATTCAGATACTATCTGGCAGAAAGATAAAATTGCTTACAGCAAAACCTATAAAGATTTTGAACATAAAAACCCTGTTCTTCTAAAATCTTATTTAGATGATCCAAAATGGAAAATAACCTCTGAAAAAAAGAATATCGACAAATTTGTTTGTTATAAAGCAACAAAAACCTTGATATACAAGAGGGGCAAGAAGACATTCTCTATTCCCATGATTGCGTGGTTTTGTCCAGATATTCCAGTTTCAATTGGTCCGGCTGAATTTGGCGGTCTGCCAGGGATAATACTAGAAGTACAAACCAATAAATATTTATATGGTTTGAAAAGCATTCATTTCAAAAATGATGTGAAATTAATTCCAATGCCTTCATTAAGTTCTTATACTGAAGAAGAGTTAATAAATCAATTATCTAAGTTTAATTAA
- a CDS encoding MBL fold metallo-hydrolase: MHIIEDFLVKRDKGYYCTYGDFYIDPLYPVKHAVVSHAHGDHASPGHKNIYSTQGTASIMKYRYNKQPVESFQIKDFGEFFQINGVDIYFYPAGHILGSAQILMVYKGVRYLYTGDYKLQEDSTCEPLEFIEAEVLITETTFANPNTKHPDPVSEILKLDVKSNILLGCYALGKAQRITAMINQHLPHKEVLLHYQIMPIHRIYDQFIDIPMKYEAYNRKSMKDPGENKIYLVPPLTFNSYRRAKNVLKAFASGWERLQAQNDISLYLSDHVDWQDILYFIDRVKPKAIWTLHGDGRLLHDYFAEQITIRGYPKPNF, encoded by the coding sequence ATGCATATAATTGAAGATTTTTTAGTCAAGAGAGATAAGGGCTATTACTGTACTTACGGTGATTTCTATATTGATCCATTATATCCTGTTAAGCATGCTGTAGTATCACATGCCCATGGTGACCATGCTTCACCAGGTCACAAAAATATTTACAGTACCCAAGGAACAGCATCGATAATGAAATACAGGTACAATAAGCAACCTGTAGAATCCTTCCAAATCAAAGATTTTGGAGAATTTTTTCAGATTAATGGAGTTGATATTTATTTCTATCCAGCTGGTCATATCTTGGGCAGTGCACAGATCCTCATGGTTTATAAAGGAGTTAGGTATCTTTATACTGGCGATTACAAGTTGCAGGAAGATTCTACCTGTGAACCGTTGGAGTTTATTGAGGCTGAAGTTTTAATCACCGAAACAACATTTGCCAATCCCAATACTAAACATCCGGATCCAGTGTCGGAAATACTAAAATTGGATGTTAAGAGCAATATCTTACTTGGGTGCTATGCCTTAGGAAAGGCACAACGGATAACAGCGATGATAAACCAGCACCTTCCACATAAAGAAGTATTATTGCATTATCAGATTATGCCGATTCATAGAATTTATGATCAATTTATAGATATTCCAATGAAATATGAGGCTTATAATCGTAAATCGATGAAAGATCCCGGTGAAAATAAGATTTACTTGGTTCCTCCATTGACATTCAACAGTTATAGAAGAGCTAAGAATGTTCTAAAGGCTTTTGCATCAGGTTGGGAGAGATTGCAAGCTCAAAATGATATTAGCTTATATCTTTCTGACCATGTTGATTGGCAAGATATTCTATATTTTATTGATCGTGTTAAACCTAAGGCAATCTGGACATTACACGGAGATGGACGGTTATTACATGATTATTTTGCTGAACAAATTACAATTCGTGGATATCCAAAGCCAAACTTTTAG
- the coaE gene encoding dephospho-CoA kinase (Dephospho-CoA kinase (CoaE) performs the final step in coenzyme A biosynthesis.), which yields MGLKIGITGGIGVGKSVVTRIFKVLGIPTYDADKEAKDIMVKNDAVRGSLISTFGSETYFEDGSLNREWLSRQVFSDSEELKKLNAIVHPAVIKDGEDWAAAQTSIYSVKEAALLFESGSYKSLDFNILVSSPLEVRIERVMERDRVDREEVMRRIGKQMPEKEKEELCDFIIYNDDEHSLIEQVMDLHQRFISK from the coding sequence ATGGGATTGAAAATTGGAATTACCGGAGGTATTGGCGTTGGCAAGAGTGTTGTAACCAGGATTTTCAAGGTATTGGGGATTCCTACTTATGATGCTGATAAGGAAGCGAAAGACATCATGGTAAAAAATGACGCGGTTCGAGGTTCATTGATATCTACTTTTGGGAGTGAGACTTATTTTGAGGATGGAAGTTTGAATAGGGAATGGTTGAGTCGTCAAGTGTTTTCGGATTCTGAAGAACTCAAAAAGTTAAATGCCATTGTTCATCCTGCTGTTATCAAAGATGGGGAGGATTGGGCAGCAGCTCAGACTTCAATTTATAGTGTCAAGGAAGCGGCGCTTTTATTTGAAAGTGGCTCATACAAGTCTTTGGATTTTAATATTCTGGTAAGCTCCCCGTTGGAAGTTAGAATTGAACGAGTTATGGAAAGAGATCGCGTGGATAGGGAAGAAGTGATGAGAAGAATTGGAAAGCAGATGCCTGAAAAGGAGAAAGAAGAGCTTTGTGATTTTATTATATATAATGATGATGAACATAGCTTAATTGAACAGGTTATGGATCTGCATCAAAGATTTATTTCAAAGTAA
- a CDS encoding aminoglycoside 6-adenylyltransferase, whose translation MEIRNQKLQAIKNWIHDNEDIRAALITSSLVNPLAPVDDFSDLDIELVFQETEYYLENKEWINQFGKVLNYYEESSEAFQGKHAMKMVQYIDGVKVDFKIYSVNQFKSEAANEKLPEDWDIGYSIIADKDQITKHLQPPTHQISIIKKPSFEEFQEVVKDFWWDVTYLPKCLARKDLFYLKFMIEKIIRVEYLIPMIEWYIASNNNWQITTNKYGRLFQKYLTTDEWKKLEETFAGSKIEENWIACEKILDVFDEMAKEVANRLGFKYDKEKAMAIKEFFYSYYKL comes from the coding sequence ATGGAAATTAGAAACCAAAAATTACAGGCAATAAAAAATTGGATACATGATAATGAAGATATCAGGGCAGCTCTCATCACTAGCTCATTGGTAAACCCCTTGGCACCTGTTGATGATTTTAGTGACCTCGACATTGAACTAGTATTTCAGGAAACTGAATATTACCTCGAAAACAAAGAATGGATCAATCAATTCGGCAAAGTCCTCAACTATTATGAAGAAAGCTCTGAAGCTTTCCAAGGCAAGCATGCCATGAAAATGGTTCAATATATAGATGGAGTAAAAGTTGATTTTAAGATATATAGCGTAAATCAGTTTAAATCGGAAGCTGCAAATGAAAAATTACCGGAAGATTGGGACATTGGCTATTCAATAATTGCCGATAAAGACCAAATAACAAAACATCTTCAACCTCCAACCCATCAGATTAGTATTATTAAAAAACCATCATTTGAAGAGTTCCAAGAGGTCGTGAAAGATTTCTGGTGGGATGTCACCTATCTTCCCAAATGCTTGGCAAGGAAAGACCTGTTTTATCTTAAGTTTATGATCGAAAAAATTATCCGGGTAGAATATCTTATTCCAATGATCGAATGGTATATCGCAAGCAATAACAATTGGCAAATTACAACCAATAAATATGGCAGGCTTTTTCAGAAATACTTGACCACTGATGAATGGAAAAAATTGGAAGAAACATTTGCAGGAAGTAAAATTGAGGAAAATTGGATAGCCTGTGAAAAGATTCTAGACGTATTCGATGAAATGGCAAAAGAAGTGGCTAATAGGCTTGGTTTTAAATATGATAAGGAAAAAGCAATGGCCATCAAAGAGTTTTTCTATAGTTATTATAAACTCTAA
- a CDS encoding cation:proton antiporter domain-containing protein: protein MIAPYLMYIVAEHFEWSGVLAVVSGGLFLSFRSKDYMDYHTRIQTREVWETVGFLLNGFVFILIGLELPIIIEGIESVSKSWAIQIALIITLVIIVIRIAFIYLATFVPRLSSRVRKKEPSLDGRCH from the coding sequence TTGATAGCACCATACCTCATGTATATTGTTGCTGAACATTTTGAATGGTCCGGTGTATTGGCGGTCGTATCAGGGGGATTGTTTTTGTCCTTTAGGTCTAAGGATTATATGGATTATCATACCAGAATACAGACTCGTGAGGTTTGGGAGACGGTAGGGTTTTTATTGAATGGCTTTGTCTTTATTCTTATAGGTTTAGAATTACCGATTATAATTGAAGGTATAGAAAGTGTTTCTAAAAGTTGGGCTATTCAGATTGCTCTTATCATTACCTTAGTAATCATTGTTATTCGGATTGCCTTTATTTACTTAGCGACGTTTGTTCCGAGGCTTTCCTCTCGAGTTCGCAAAAAAGAACCAAGCCTGGATGGAAGATGCCATTGA
- a CDS encoding cation:proton antiporter domain-containing protein — translation MLVIGGLAISLIPGLPEFSINPDMVFLVFLPPLLFEAAWYTSWNSFWQNRRSILTMGFGLVFVTSIAVAYLSVNLIPGFTLALGFLLGGIISPPDAVAATSVLKGVTMPKRGITLLEGESLVNDAASLTVFRMALAVIMTGAFTMQEASRRIFYIGDNGNLCGFSDWPYLISIFKIYS, via the coding sequence TTGCTGGTAATTGGAGGATTAGCTATTTCTTTGATACCTGGATTACCTGAGTTTAGTATAAACCCAGATATGGTATTTTTGGTTTTTTTACCGCCTCTATTATTTGAAGCTGCATGGTATACTTCCTGGAACAGTTTCTGGCAGAATAGGAGATCAATTTTAACGATGGGATTCGGGTTGGTTTTCGTTACATCCATTGCTGTTGCTTACTTGTCGGTCAATTTAATTCCAGGCTTTACTTTGGCATTAGGTTTTCTTTTGGGAGGTATAATCTCTCCGCCGGATGCTGTTGCGGCAACATCAGTTTTGAAAGGTGTTACTATGCCTAAAAGGGGGATTACCTTGTTGGAAGGCGAAAGTTTAGTAAATGATGCCGCTTCCTTAACTGTATTTCGCATGGCATTGGCAGTTATTATGACTGGAGCATTTACCATGCAAGAAGCCAGTCGTAGGATTTTTTACATTGGCGATAATGGGAATCTTTGTGGGTTTAGTGATTGGCCATATCTTATATCTATTTTTAAAATATATAGCTAA
- a CDS encoding RlmF-related methyltransferase — translation MLAAETHIPSIQHANKILNDNPYLKKGIKIRQQENPEHILKGIIQPNEYFDAVLCNPPILQIP, via the coding sequence TTGTTAGCAGCTGAAACGCATATACCTTCTATTCAGCATGCTAACAAAATCCTGAATGACAATCCTTATCTAAAAAAAGGAATTAAGATTAGACAGCAAGAAAATCCTGAACATATCTTAAAAGGAATTATTCAACCCAATGAATATTTCGACGCCGTCCTTTGTAATCCCCCCATTCTACAAATCCCGTGA
- a CDS encoding RlmF-related methyltransferase, producing MNISTPSFVIPPFYKSRDDYRQTVIKKNQKLHQETESSKTNFQGLSNELWYPGGEKKFISNMIYESIELKDQLGLCTVLVSNKENLKPLKAILEYHKLIDIKVTQMNQGNKINRILSWRLNK from the coding sequence ATGAATATTTCGACGCCGTCCTTTGTAATCCCCCCATTCTACAAATCCCGTGATGATTACAGACAAACGGTAATCAAAAAGAACCAAAAATTACATCAAGAAACAGAAAGCAGTAAAACTAACTTCCAAGGACTATCCAATGAATTATGGTATCCAGGGGGTGAAAAGAAATTTATCAGTAATATGATTTATGAAAGCATTGAACTTAAAGATCAATTAGGACTATGCACTGTTTTGGTATCAAACAAGGAGAATTTGAAACCTCTAAAAGCAATTCTTGAGTACCACAAATTAATTGACATAAAAGTAACTCAAATGAACCAGGGCAATAAAATTAACAGAATACTGTCGTGGAGGTTGAATAAATAG
- a CDS encoding SusC/RagA family TonB-linked outer membrane protein, protein MSVLWKFKSLLIFMSMSVGHAHSHNANFSNLSLQDTTETDSVPPPIDTLAELKPIYELDLPKFNNLRNMKGASLITANSLQQYIKGELPGVYVSESNGEPGTNIQMFVRGISKPILSNRDIYASQPLVVMDGVPLIGEHPFAFDIQNYDIERIGTENNLLSNIDFDNIESIKVLKDLSAVATYGPLAANGVIEITSRKTPSDGQKRISINSYIGMSQRPNVTTINGAYENAFRKQFYDLYTTNGRFNDDDVYPIYLSDSLNNDYYGPSNWSDSYYQNGLNHGVNANIAGGQPRATFQFSLGNVKTSGVADDTKFDKYNARFYLNLRPFKWLNFETLFNAARISRDRNRNLRNRFAMMGYFPDLGAPLAPNKEVYDTYLQEFDKSFDKNFNNILEGFFRFQVNVGPFKLKSKFGVDYNEGYRDLFYPSTILENSNFASNYYGYNQRLMVDNQISYDKENGSNYFYAEVGNNLVWDTYKYNYAYAYKGVNDFIKLNLLETDPYDDEYLNPTAFPRQLVYKFLDRTKHNMINFYGKASYTYNGSYTAALILRYDGSSNAQPTSRWFFSPILALGWNAKNDLMKENEAVSLFNIRASVGRIGHYNLFDNYSQGPSYTAQFGYTGNSIVPGYNGIAVLVRPYDVGWVGYDLPWSYSDNINIGFDLGFKNRNIQVSLDAYIRDTKDQLIMLPGKKDFGYQYQYESGMDVRNMGIDLSASGNVIQNDKVTWNTGVVLGVNTNKLLALPFGYDQIEVNDRLLKIGERIDAFWLYENNGMYQTDKEVPESSGQKMTYNGIVLKAGDPIWNDSNGDNQITKEDKVIQGNIIPKLSGSWNNMVAYRNFDLNLNFYFNLGRKIVNQEMANRFNFIENENASSINSIKEITYWEKRGDYDQYPLYNPWSSVSPFQTNQTLFLEDGSFLKLRTASIGYNFKDIIGNRLGKLGDLYVYISANNLLTLSKYSGRDPELVNYMGYDQGYSLPIPRTYALGFKLKL, encoded by the coding sequence ATGAGTGTATTATGGAAGTTTAAATCGTTACTGATTTTTATGTCTATGTCTGTGGGGCATGCCCATAGTCATAACGCTAATTTCTCCAACCTGTCACTGCAGGATACAACAGAAACAGATTCTGTTCCCCCGCCGATAGACACTTTGGCTGAATTAAAACCAATCTATGAGTTGGACTTACCTAAGTTCAATAACTTAAGGAACATGAAAGGAGCCTCCTTAATTACTGCAAATAGCTTGCAGCAATATATTAAAGGAGAATTGCCAGGAGTATATGTCTCTGAATCCAATGGAGAACCAGGAACAAATATTCAAATGTTCGTCAGGGGAATCAGCAAACCTATTCTCAGCAATCGAGATATTTATGCAAGCCAACCCTTAGTAGTCATGGACGGGGTTCCTTTGATCGGGGAACATCCTTTTGCATTTGATATTCAAAACTATGATATCGAAAGAATTGGAACTGAAAATAATCTCCTATCAAATATTGATTTCGACAATATCGAAAGCATTAAAGTTTTGAAAGATCTATCAGCAGTAGCTACTTACGGACCTTTAGCAGCTAATGGGGTTATCGAAATAACTTCTAGAAAAACTCCATCTGATGGACAAAAAAGAATATCCATAAACAGCTATATCGGCATGTCTCAAAGACCAAATGTAACAACCATTAATGGGGCCTATGAAAATGCATTTAGAAAACAGTTCTATGATCTATATACAACAAATGGAAGGTTCAATGATGATGATGTTTATCCTATTTACCTCAGTGACTCTTTGAACAATGATTATTATGGACCTTCCAATTGGAGTGATAGCTATTATCAAAATGGCCTTAATCATGGTGTAAATGCAAACATAGCAGGAGGACAACCAAGAGCTACATTTCAATTCTCACTAGGTAATGTAAAAACATCTGGAGTAGCTGATGATACTAAATTTGACAAGTACAATGCAAGATTCTACCTTAATTTGAGACCATTCAAATGGTTGAATTTTGAAACATTATTTAATGCTGCAAGAATTAGCAGAGATAGGAACAGAAATTTAAGAAATCGCTTTGCAATGATGGGCTATTTCCCAGATCTAGGAGCACCATTAGCTCCAAATAAAGAGGTTTACGATACTTATCTGCAAGAGTTCGATAAAAGCTTTGACAAAAACTTTAACAATATACTCGAAGGCTTTTTTAGATTCCAAGTAAATGTTGGGCCATTTAAACTCAAAAGTAAATTTGGAGTAGATTACAATGAAGGATATAGAGATCTATTCTATCCGAGCACTATTCTAGAAAACAGCAATTTCGCATCAAACTATTATGGCTACAACCAACGATTAATGGTTGATAATCAAATAAGTTATGACAAGGAAAATGGATCGAATTACTTCTATGCTGAAGTAGGAAATAATTTAGTATGGGATACCTATAAGTATAATTATGCATACGCATATAAGGGTGTGAATGACTTTATTAAGTTAAATTTATTAGAAACTGACCCATATGATGATGAATATCTAAATCCTACAGCTTTTCCAAGACAATTAGTTTATAAATTTTTGGATCGTACGAAGCACAATATGATCAATTTCTACGGAAAAGCTTCATATACTTACAATGGATCCTATACTGCTGCTTTAATTCTTCGTTATGATGGATCTTCAAATGCTCAGCCAACGAGCAGATGGTTCTTCTCTCCTATTCTCGCACTGGGTTGGAATGCTAAAAATGATTTGATGAAAGAAAATGAGGCAGTGAGTTTATTTAATATCAGAGCGAGTGTTGGAAGGATTGGACATTACAACTTATTCGACAATTATTCCCAAGGACCTAGCTATACCGCACAATTTGGTTATACTGGAAATTCTATTGTCCCTGGTTATAATGGAATCGCAGTTTTGGTGCGTCCTTATGATGTGGGTTGGGTTGGTTATGATTTGCCTTGGAGTTATTCAGACAATATAAATATTGGATTTGACCTTGGCTTTAAAAACAGAAATATCCAAGTTTCCCTTGATGCTTATATCAGAGACACGAAAGATCAATTAATCATGCTACCGGGCAAAAAAGATTTTGGGTACCAATATCAATATGAATCTGGAATGGATGTTCGCAATATGGGAATTGACCTTTCTGCTTCCGGAAATGTAATACAAAATGATAAAGTAACTTGGAATACTGGAGTTGTCTTAGGCGTTAATACAAATAAACTACTCGCACTGCCTTTTGGTTATGATCAAATCGAAGTGAATGATAGGCTGTTAAAAATTGGAGAAAGAATCGATGCTTTCTGGCTATATGAGAACAATGGAATGTACCAGACAGACAAAGAGGTACCTGAAAGTTCTGGTCAGAAAATGACCTATAATGGAATCGTCCTTAAAGCTGGAGATCCAATCTGGAACGACAGCAATGGAGATAATCAAATAACCAAAGAAGACAAAGTTATTCAAGGAAATATTATTCCCAAACTGAGTGGCTCATGGAACAATATGGTTGCTTATAGAAATTTTGACCTGAACTTAAATTTCTATTTTAACCTCGGTAGAAAAATTGTAAACCAAGAAATGGCAAATCGATTCAATTTCATCGAAAATGAAAATGCCAGCAGTATTAACTCCATTAAAGAAATAACCTATTGGGAAAAAAGAGGCGACTATGACCAATATCCCTTATACAACCCATGGTCTTCAGTTTCACCATTCCAAACAAACCAAACCTTGTTCCTTGAAGATGGCTCTTTCTTAAAATTGAGAACAGCTTCTATTGGATATAACTTCAAGGATATCATCGGCAACCGATTGGGGAAATTAGGTGATTTATATGTCTATATTTCTGCAAATAACCTCCTGACCTTAAGCAAATATTCAGGTAGAGACCCTGAATTAGTCAATTACATGGGTTATGACCAAGGTTATTCTCTGCCAATTCCTAGAACTTATGCATTAGGCTTCAAACTTAAACTGTAA
- a CDS encoding RagB/SusD family nutrient uptake outer membrane protein: MTVDIAQARFLRAFAYFYMVRIWGNVPLIVSSKEGTFTDQPREDQGKVLAWVEQEMQAAANDLPFLYSLNDEQQQGNYYNETNDRWKGSLVRKTTAYAILAHVAAWQSNYPDAAAYAKFVIDNQQKGSLGLLSTANMTDPNGFFYDKNPNQLFGFGHIYNHVEGSSPVISKN; this comes from the coding sequence ATGACTGTAGATATAGCACAGGCTCGTTTTCTTCGAGCTTTTGCATATTTCTACATGGTCAGGATTTGGGGAAATGTTCCATTGATAGTTTCTTCAAAAGAAGGTACTTTCACGGATCAACCAAGAGAGGATCAAGGAAAAGTATTGGCTTGGGTAGAACAGGAAATGCAGGCTGCAGCTAATGACCTTCCTTTCTTATATAGCCTAAATGATGAGCAACAGCAAGGAAATTATTACAATGAGACGAATGATAGATGGAAAGGCTCATTAGTCCGTAAAACCACAGCTTATGCAATCCTTGCCCATGTTGCAGCTTGGCAAAGTAACTATCCCGATGCTGCAGCTTATGCAAAATTTGTGATAGACAACCAACAAAAGGGAAGTTTAGGCTTGCTGTCAACAGCAAATATGACTGATCCAAATGGGTTTTTCTATGATAAAAATCCCAACCAACTATTTGGATTTGGACACATTTATAATCACGTAGAAGGTTCTTCACCGGTCATATCGAAGAATTAA
- a CDS encoding fasciclin domain-containing protein has protein sequence MEYLQSKPGVFDSLLTVLNRTKINAVLSGNEKMTLFAPTNQSFQLAIQNLNNTRKEADRPFEYLTNVDLLQLDTMMAQYIVKGYYPSDSMTLKDGAQLQDFKYQRTMNAKLTTASSSGFEGGGPKVIQYSDTKNSQFTRDWITASSASINIEAKNGIIHVLSTDHVFGFNDFVSRLTYIPPPPNLFVTVGGIFSVSRENSGGVNAVEASKYVFDGNRETKFLLGDFNGAWMQVELNTATAANSYTLTSANDFPERDPIDWTLSGSHDGQNWETLDSKSGEEFTSRFQQRVFWINNTTAYKFYRLHVQRARSGNTFQMADWSVNKGEVK, from the coding sequence TTGGAATACCTGCAAAGTAAGCCAGGTGTCTTTGATTCTTTATTGACAGTTTTGAATAGAACAAAAATAAATGCAGTACTGAGCGGTAATGAAAAAATGACGCTTTTTGCTCCAACAAACCAAAGTTTTCAATTGGCTATTCAGAACCTTAACAATACCAGAAAGGAGGCCGATCGACCATTTGAATACTTAACAAATGTAGATCTACTTCAATTGGATACCATGATGGCACAGTATATAGTCAAAGGTTATTATCCAAGCGATTCAATGACCTTAAAAGACGGGGCACAATTACAAGATTTCAAATACCAAAGAACAATGAACGCCAAATTAACAACTGCAAGTTCATCGGGCTTTGAAGGCGGCGGACCAAAGGTTATTCAATATTCCGACACAAAAAATAGCCAATTCACCAGAGATTGGATTACAGCATCTTCAGCATCCATTAACATTGAAGCAAAAAATGGAATTATACATGTGCTGAGTACAGATCATGTCTTTGGATTCAATGACTTTGTATCCAGATTAACTTATATCCCACCTCCACCTAACCTATTCGTAACGGTTGGCGGAATATTCTCAGTGTCAAGGGAAAATTCTGGAGGTGTTAATGCAGTTGAAGCATCCAAATATGTATTTGATGGAAATAGAGAAACAAAATTCTTACTGGGAGATTTCAATGGAGCTTGGATGCAAGTAGAACTAAATACAGCAACAGCTGCAAATTCTTATACCTTGACTTCTGCTAATGACTTTCCTGAAAGAGACCCAATTGATTGGACCCTTTCCGGTTCTCATGATGGGCAGAATTGGGAAACATTGGACTCGAAATCTGGAGAAGAATTCACTTCTAGATTCCAACAAAGAGTTTTCTGGATAAACAACACGACTGCCTATAAATTTTACAGATTACATGTCCAAAGAGCAAGGTCTGGAAATACTTTCCAAATGGCTGATTGGAGTGTGAACAAAGGAGAAGTAAAATAA
- a CDS encoding DUF5007 domain-containing protein — MKLSNKIKLFFVFISSYGFATSCSEIYDLPEDRDFMSQNIDYINKIIEPILGRNNIFTSLSADNSTLPMTFEIVNARYGDGRPVTDLFTKANTYEWITEYDGKEKSLAEIEAKRKLVEKPIFEVDSNGRLILWASATNALLTPRPVDTVLKTQDIRFFDIKVQNSGGTKIIKDFQIIPWRQRNYYPDTDINPYTGGKAPDPQRPKDTTRQDYIIPSYINDKVIGERTQLRLENNNIKKDVVVYIRPFTGGKGNSLRFKFMDREGNFINPLKFNETKWDLLVHGFNKVINPEYVQYDVAYPIPLNSVKTDYAESGNAKVKFAYTRLGFGGVRDWAEFGLDFRIYKKGDWEIVFHFRNDNPKFGG; from the coding sequence ATGAAACTCTCAAATAAAATAAAATTATTCTTTGTATTCATTAGCAGTTATGGATTTGCAACTTCTTGTTCGGAAATCTATGATTTGCCAGAAGACCGAGATTTTATGAGCCAAAACATTGATTATATCAATAAAATAATTGAACCCATACTTGGTCGCAACAATATATTTACTTCTTTAAGTGCGGACAACTCCACCCTACCGATGACTTTTGAAATCGTCAATGCGCGATATGGTGATGGACGCCCAGTGACTGACCTCTTTACAAAAGCAAATACATATGAATGGATCACCGAATATGATGGTAAAGAAAAATCATTGGCAGAAATAGAAGCTAAAAGAAAATTAGTTGAGAAACCAATTTTTGAAGTAGATAGCAATGGTCGACTGATTCTTTGGGCTTCGGCAACGAATGCTCTCTTAACGCCAAGACCAGTAGATACTGTTCTTAAAACTCAAGATATTCGCTTCTTTGATATTAAGGTACAGAACTCGGGTGGAACAAAAATCATCAAAGACTTCCAGATCATACCTTGGAGGCAAAGAAATTATTATCCAGACACCGATATCAATCCTTACACAGGTGGAAAAGCTCCTGACCCACAAAGACCAAAAGATACAACTAGGCAAGACTATATCATTCCTAGCTACATCAATGATAAAGTTATCGGAGAAAGAACACAGCTTAGATTGGAAAATAATAACATTAAAAAAGATGTAGTGGTTTATATAAGGCCATTTACTGGAGGTAAAGGAAATAGTCTAAGATTTAAGTTTATGGATCGTGAAGGAAATTTTATAAATCCTTTAAAGTTTAATGAAACAAAATGGGACCTTTTGGTCCACGGATTCAATAAAGTTATAAACCCAGAATATGTCCAATATGATGTGGCGTACCCTATCCCCCTTAATTCCGTTAAAACAGATTATGCTGAAAGCGGAAATGCCAAAGTGAAGTTTGCATATACGCGTCTTGGATTCGGTGGTGTGCGTGATTGGGCAGAATTTGGCCTAGACTTCAGGATTTATAAAAAAGGAGATTGGGAAATTGTTTTCCATTTCCGCAATGACAACCCAAAATTTGGAGGATGA